From Deltaproteobacteria bacterium, one genomic window encodes:
- a CDS encoding recombinase family protein, whose protein sequence is MATEFFLYARKSTDTEEKQVLSIEAQLVELRQFASKERLKIKQEFVEAMTAKTPGRPIFNEMISRIEKGEAEGIIAWHPDRLARNSIDGGRIIYLLDTGHISNSSNFPPFGSRRPPKVNS, encoded by the coding sequence ATGGCGACAGAGTTCTTTCTTTACGCAAGAAAATCGACCGATACCGAGGAAAAACAGGTCCTCTCCATTGAGGCCCAACTTGTAGAACTCCGCCAATTCGCCTCAAAGGAGAGATTAAAGATCAAGCAGGAGTTCGTCGAGGCCATGACGGCCAAGACTCCCGGCCGCCCCATCTTCAATGAGATGATCTCAAGGATTGAGAAAGGCGAGGCGGAGGGGATTATCGCCTGGCATCCGGATCGCCTCGCCCGAAATTCTATTGATGGCGGCCGGATCATTTACCTTTTGGATACCGGGCACATATCAAATTCCTCAAATTTCCCACCTTTTGGTTCGAGGCGACCCCCCAAGGTAAATTCATGA